One part of the Homo sapiens chromosome 19, GRCh38.p14 Primary Assembly genome encodes these proteins:
- the TUBB4A gene encoding tubulin beta-4A chain isoform 4 (isoform 4 is encoded by transcript variant 5), which translates to MDSVRSGPFGQIFRPDNFVFGQSGAGNNWAKGHYTEGAELVDAVLDVVRKEAESCDCLQGFQLTHSLGGGTGSGMGTLLISKIREEFPDRIMNTFSVVPSPKVSDTVVEPYNATLSVHQLVENTDETYCIDNEALYDICFRTLKLTTPTYGDLNHLVSATMSGVTTCLRFPGQLNADLRKLAVNMVPFPRLHFFMPGFAPLTSRGSQQYRALTVPELTQQMFDAKNMMAACDPRHGRYLTVAAVFRGRMSMKEVDEQMLSVQSKNSSYFVEWIPNNVKTAVCDIPPRGLKMAATFIGNSTAIQELFKRISEQFTAMFRRKAFLHWYTGEGMDEMEFTEAESNMNDLVSEYQQYQDATAEEGEFEEEAEEEVA; encoded by the coding sequence GCCAATCCGGAGCCGGCAACAACTGGGCAAAGGGGCACTACACGGAGGGCGCAGAGCTGGTGGACGCTGTCCTGGACGTAGTCCGGAAGGAGGCCGAGAGCTGCGACTGCCTTCAGGGCTTCCAGCTGACCCACTCGCTGGGGGGTGGCACGGGGTCCGGAATGGGCACGCTGCTCATCAGTAAGATCCGCGAGGAGTTCCCAGACCGCATCATGAACACCTTCAGCGTGGTGCCCTCGCCCAAAGTGTCAGACACGGTGGTGGAGCCCTACAACGCCACGCTGTCTGTGCACCAGCTGGTGGAGAATACGGATGAGACCTACTGCATCGACAACGAGGCACTCTACGACATCTGTTTCCGCACCCTCAAGCTGACCACCCCCACCTACGGGGACCTCAACCACCTGGTGTCGGCCACCATGAGCGGGGTCACCACCTGCCTGCGCTTCCCGGGCCAGCTGAACGCCGACCTGCGCAAGCTGGCCGTCAACATGGTTCCCTTTCCTCGCCTGCACTTCTTCATGCCCGGCTTCGCACCCCTGACCAGCCGGGGCAGCCAGCAGTACCGGGCCCTGACGGTGCCCGAGCTCACCCAGCAGATGTTCGATGCCAAGAACATGATGGCGGCGTGCGACCCGCGCCACGGCCGCTACCTGACCGTGGCCGCCGTGTTCCGGGGCCGCATGTCCATGAAGGAGGTGGACGAGCAGATGCTGAGCGTGCAGAGCAAGAACAGCAGCTACTTCGTGGAGTGGATCCCCAACAACGTGAAGACGGCCGTGTGCGACATCCCGCCCCGCGGCCTGAAGATGGCCGCGACCTTCATCGGCAACAGCACGGCCATCCAGGAGCTGTTCAAGCGCATCTCCGAGCAGTTCACGGCCATGTTCCGGCGCAAGGCCTTCTTGCACTGGTACACGGGCGAGGGCATGGACGAGATGGAGTTCACCGAGGCCGAGAGCAACATGAATGACCTGGTATCTGAGTACCAGCAGTACCAGGACGCCACGGCCGAGGAGGGCGAGTTcgaggaggaggcggaggaggaggtGGCCTAG